The segment CCTGCATGCGGATTTCGCGCATGAACCGGTTGATCGCTTCGGGGGTGCTCCGCTGCAGCGGCAACACCTTGATCGCGACCTGGCGACCCATAAAGTTGTGTTCGGCTTTGAAGACCTGACCCATCCCCCCCTGACCGATCCAGTCGGTAATCACATAGGGGCCGAGAGTCAGTTTGGTCAGCCCTTTGCGGAGCTGATCGGCCTGATACTGGGTCAGCATCTTCCGATCGACCAGAGCGGCGGCGAGATCCTCGTCGCTGATGTTGCGACGGATCGACGCCGCATTCAGTCGCTGGATCGTCTCTTCAATCTGCTCCGAAGAGACGAGCCCGCTAACTAACGCGGTTTCTCGAAATGATTTAGCGGACCCAGTGGACACGGCGTTCTTGCCAGAAAGAGAAGTAGTTGAGTTGATTTTACTCACTCCCGCCGCTGTTCAAGAGGCGAGAAAAGGAAATTAAGCATTTTTCAAGTTTGCGTCATTTCTACGTCAAAAGTAGGGCTGCCACGCCTCCGGCAGAGGAGCTTCGATCGTAAGTCTGGTCTTCAGCGTTGGATGCGTAAACACAAGCCGCCGAGCATGTAACGCAATTCCAGGTGCATAGCGGTCGGTCGAACCATACTTTTTGTCCCCCAGGATCGGCGCGCCCCGGCTGGCGAGCTGCAATCGGATCTGATGCTTTCGCCCGGTGATCAATTGGAGATCGACCTTCTGGCAGTTCCGGAGCCGCTCCTGAGCGACGATTTCCAGCTCCGCCTTGTCGGCGTCGGCCGTCCCTTCCGGAACTACCACCATGCGGTGGAGCCGGTCTTCCTTCCGCATCCAGTCGACCAGCTTGCCGCTCCGAATTTTAGCGCCGGACGGAATCAGGGCGCTATATTCTTTGAGGGTCGAACGATCCCGAAACTGTTCGGAAAGACGCGACGCCGCCTTCGACGTTCGCGCAAACAGCAGGACGCCGGTCACATGCGCATCGATCCGGCTGACGATGCCGACATAGACGTTACCCGGCTTATCGTACTTCCGTTTCAGATAATCCTTCGCCCACTCCGCAGCGCTCGGTTCACCTTCCTTGGCGCCCATCGTCGCCAACAATGCAGGTTTCGAGATAGCGAGTAAATGGTTATCTTCGTAAAGAACTAGCGGAGTCGCAAACTTCATAGGATGATCTTGGCACTGCGCGAAAACATCGATTCTACGCCTCCCACGCCTCCTTGTTCCAGTCCTGCGAATGTATCCCAGCTTGATCTTGGCGAGCGGCTCTCCTCGACGGCGCGAATTGCTGACCATGGCCGGCATCCCGTTTGAAGTCGTTCTGCCGGCCGATCATGCCGAGACCGAGCCGCATCCCAGCGAGTCGCCGCGCGAAACGGTGTTGCGTTTGGCCCGCGACAAAGCGGACGATGTCGCCCAGCGAACCAGCGAAGGAATCGTGCTGGCGGCGGACACTTTGGCCGAATGCGACGGGCAGCCCCTCGGCAAACCGCGCGATCGGGATCATGCCCGCGAGATCTTGCAGACCCTCCGCGGCCGCGAACATACCGTGCTGACCGCGATCTGCTTGTGGCGTCGCCCGGAAGATTTTGTGGCCCTCGACGTCGCCGAATCGCATCTGAAGATGCGGATGTTGAGCGACGAAGAAATCGAAGAATATCTCGACACCGGCCTCTGGGAAGGAAAAGCTGGCGCCTTCGGTCTACAAGATCGCATCGACTGGATCGAAGTCACCAGCGGCAGCCAGTCGAACGTGGTCGGATTGCCGCTAGAACTGCTGGCGATCCTGCTGCTGAATTTTCACGAGTAGCGAAAAACGGTGCGCCACTGCTGGCTTGTCCAGCAGTGGGAAGCGGGCGCCAATTGCCCACTGCTGGACAAGCCAGCAGTGGCGCCCCAAGACTAGAACCCGCCCTGGTAATCGGCGATCAATTCCCGATCGCTCAAAATCGACGGGCTCTTCCGGCCAATGAAGAAGAAGGCTGACGCCGCATCAAACGACGCTTTTTGGCGCGCGAGGTAATAGTCGAAGTACTTCAGCCAAAACAAACTGCATCGCGCCGCCAAGCTGGCGGCCGAGCGAAGACGTTTCGACTGGAAAAAGCTCATCATGAAATAGCGCGCCGTCCAGGCGAGCGCCATTCCGGGTCCGCAGGTCACGCCGCTTTCGACTTCTTCAAAGTGGCGAAACAAGCGGCGATGTCCCAGTCGCGTGAATCGGGTGAAGTCGAACTGACGGCCATGCACTTGTTGGATGAACGGGGTGTCGGCATAGACCAAGCCGTCCGACTTCAGCACGCGATAGATTTCTTCGACGCAGCGCTGCGGATCGAGCACATGTTCGAGCACCGCTTGGACGATTACCGCGTCAAACGCGTCATCTTTGAACGGCAAATTGTGGGCATCGCAGATCAACTGCGTCTGCGGTCCCCACGAAGCGTCGGTTTCGACCACTTCGATTTCGGAATCTTGCAGCAACTCGTCGAGCCCGGCGCCGACAACTCCCCCGCCGACGACCAACACGCGAACCGGCGCTTGGCGGGCTTTCAGCAGTTGGGCGAGCGTTTCGAGATTGCGTTTGGCCGAGACGTTGCACGATAGATCGGGCAGATGTTCGCTGATCCACTCATGAATCGGGTGATTGGAGCGGAAAAAAGTCTCTTCGTCCGCTTCAAAGCCGCTGGTGTCGAAGATGCTATTCGCTTCGTTGATCAAAATCGGCACGGCGCGCGACGACGGGAAGACCTGGCCGCACTCCGGCGACTGGCAAACGAGCTTTTCGTCCTGGTTGGCGAGCGACTGCCCGCAAATCGGACAGGCCAATACGTCTAACGGAAGCGACATGGCGAAATTACGTCTTGAGGGAACGAACGCCGCGCTCGCGCGCGGTTCAGATCAACCATAGGTCGCCGAGAGATGCGGGAAAAAGAGAAGCGGCGGTTTTCGGTGGTCTGGCGCGGCGAATTCCCGATAACCGGTAGAATCGGAACCGTCTATTGCAGCTCGAACGTGCCGTGATCGGTTTCGAGCGCCGCCGATTCGTAGTTTCCCTGGTTATCCATCTCGGTCACGACCAGAACGCCGCTCCCTTTCGTCCCTTTGAGATCAAAGACGACGACGTGGACATGCCGCGTTCGTTCGTAGTTCCCTGTCTTTTGCAGATTGGTCGTGCACTCTTCCCACTCGCCGATATGTTCCAGGATCACTGGATTATCGGCGAACGCCTTGCGGGCTTCTT is part of the Blastopirellula sediminis genome and harbors:
- a CDS encoding RluA family pseudouridine synthase; the encoded protein is MKFATPLVLYEDNHLLAISKPALLATMGAKEGEPSAAEWAKDYLKRKYDKPGNVYVGIVSRIDAHVTGVLLFARTSKAASRLSEQFRDRSTLKEYSALIPSGAKIRSGKLVDWMRKEDRLHRMVVVPEGTADADKAELEIVAQERLRNCQKVDLQLITGRKHQIRLQLASRGAPILGDKKYGSTDRYAPGIALHARRLVFTHPTLKTRLTIEAPLPEAWQPYF
- a CDS encoding Maf family protein, whose translation is MYPSLILASGSPRRRELLTMAGIPFEVVLPADHAETEPHPSESPRETVLRLARDKADDVAQRTSEGIVLAADTLAECDGQPLGKPRDRDHAREILQTLRGREHTVLTAICLWRRPEDFVALDVAESHLKMRMLSDEEIEEYLDTGLWEGKAGAFGLQDRIDWIEVTSGSQSNVVGLPLELLAILLLNFHE
- a CDS encoding methyltransferase domain-containing protein; protein product: MSLPLDVLACPICGQSLANQDEKLVCQSPECGQVFPSSRAVPILINEANSIFDTSGFEADEETFFRSNHPIHEWISEHLPDLSCNVSAKRNLETLAQLLKARQAPVRVLVVGGGVVGAGLDELLQDSEIEVVETDASWGPQTQLICDAHNLPFKDDAFDAVIVQAVLEHVLDPQRCVEEIYRVLKSDGLVYADTPFIQQVHGRQFDFTRFTRLGHRRLFRHFEEVESGVTCGPGMALAWTARYFMMSFFQSKRLRSAASLAARCSLFWLKYFDYYLARQKASFDAASAFFFIGRKSPSILSDRELIADYQGGF